A single window of Pontiella agarivorans DNA harbors:
- a CDS encoding ankyrin repeat domain-containing protein — MHPECLKKGIIAGFIGCVVLLAGSVAAYIHFSAGADAGEANSGWRAGMIVVGGLSGFLCAGLLGAYFFAYRWLGISRIHWRHGRAMTMLDGGSSAGNKPQGETWFFLSVNECLYLVAVLAVVSTLAGFIHTMRKPSAFDCVEHGTVEELRHVLSRYPEQLSQKNSRGSTLLIQAVRSGRPEMVDFILVRRPDINTADRSGRSALMYAVGEPDLVELLLEAGAAPNGVDHEGNTPLLLAVRERCERSCALLLDHGASPNRAGEHAQTPLFLAVSSGLDVFDLLLCHGADPEAEDAAGDTPLHAAARNNHTAAVQLLLQSGIDPAKLSLQGWSPLHLAVLCGSTEVVELLLREGVDVNLANTRKQTPLNCAVYSGNAVLVKLLLESGADISSADQRGNTVLHEALLHENRELADLLIQYGADLDVENAAGISPRLLLKKRCEAIYDNSVAQSGRADWKIQPNLMNPNLNGFSGNERDRT, encoded by the coding sequence GTGCATCCGGAATGTTTAAAAAAGGGAATAATTGCCGGGTTTATCGGTTGTGTGGTGTTGCTGGCCGGCAGTGTTGCGGCATATATCCATTTCAGCGCTGGCGCAGATGCCGGTGAAGCCAACAGTGGTTGGAGAGCGGGCATGATTGTGGTGGGCGGGCTGTCGGGATTCCTGTGCGCCGGTCTGCTCGGTGCATATTTCTTTGCGTATCGCTGGCTGGGAATCAGCCGGATCCATTGGCGGCATGGCCGCGCGATGACCATGCTGGATGGCGGAAGCAGCGCCGGCAATAAACCGCAGGGCGAAACGTGGTTTTTTCTCAGCGTGAATGAATGTCTGTATCTTGTGGCCGTTCTGGCGGTGGTTTCCACCTTGGCAGGATTCATCCATACTATGCGCAAACCGTCCGCATTTGACTGTGTTGAACATGGAACTGTGGAAGAGCTCCGGCATGTATTGAGCCGGTATCCGGAACAGCTGAGTCAAAAAAACAGCCGGGGATCAACGTTGCTGATTCAGGCCGTTCGCAGCGGTCGCCCTGAAATGGTGGACTTTATCTTAGTTCGCAGACCCGATATAAATACAGCCGACCGTTCCGGAAGGTCCGCGCTGATGTATGCCGTCGGGGAACCGGATCTGGTGGAGCTCCTGCTGGAAGCCGGGGCTGCGCCGAATGGGGTGGATCATGAGGGCAACACCCCGCTTTTATTGGCCGTGCGAGAGCGCTGTGAACGCAGCTGCGCACTGTTGCTCGATCATGGTGCATCGCCGAATCGTGCAGGAGAGCATGCTCAGACCCCGCTGTTTCTGGCGGTGAGTTCGGGACTGGACGTGTTTGATCTCCTGTTGTGCCATGGGGCCGATCCTGAAGCTGAAGATGCTGCCGGCGATACTCCGTTGCATGCGGCAGCCCGCAACAATCATACTGCGGCCGTCCAGTTGCTGCTGCAGTCCGGAATAGATCCTGCAAAACTGTCTCTGCAGGGTTGGTCACCGTTGCATCTGGCTGTCCTCTGCGGCTCAACTGAAGTCGTCGAGCTTTTGCTACGCGAAGGGGTGGATGTGAATCTGGCCAATACGCGGAAACAGACCCCGCTTAACTGTGCGGTTTATAGCGGCAACGCCGTTTTGGTCAAGTTGTTGCTCGAGAGCGGGGCCGACATCAGTTCGGCGGATCAGCGGGGGAATACGGTGTTGCACGAAGCCTTGCTGCATGAAAACCGCGAACTGGCCGATCTGCTGATTCAGTACGGGGCGGACCTTGATGTGGAAAATGCGGCAGGGATAAGTCCGCGACTGCTGCTGAAAAAGCGGTGCGAGGCGATCTATGACAATTCGGTTGCCCAGTCGGGAAGGGCCGACTGGAAAATACAACCGAATTTGATGAATCCGAATTTAAACGGTTTTAGCGGTAATGAAAGGGATAGAACATGA